The Armatimonadota bacterium genomic interval GGGGTTGGACATCGGCACCACGAAGGTCTGTGCGATCGTCGCTGAGGCCGACTCCGACGGCGAGGTGCACATCGCCGGGGTGGGCACGGTTCCCTCTTTGGGTCTACGCCGCGGTGTGGTCACCGACCTGGACGCGACGACGCGTGCGATCGAAGAGGCGGTCGAGCGCGCCGAGCGCATGTCGGGCTACCAGGCGCGGTCGGCGTACGTCGCCGTCTCCGGTGAGCACATCGCCTCCCAGAACAGCCGCGGTGTCGTCGCGGTGTCCCGCTCGGACCGCGAGATCGCCCCAGCCGACGTCGAACGAGTCATCGAGGCTGCGCGCATCGCCGCGATCCCCGCGTCCGACCGCGAGATCATCCACATGCTGCCGCGCGACTTCGTCGTCGACGGGCAGGGTGGTGTGCGCAACCCAGTGGGCATGTACGGGACGCGCCTGGAGGTGGAGGCGCACATCGTCACCGGCGCCAGCACGCTGCTGGCCAACCTGGTGAAGTGCGTGCACCGCGCCGGGCTTGAAGTCGAAGAGATGGTCCTGGAGCCCCTGGCCTCGGCCGAAGCCGTGCTGTCGGCTGCCGAGCGGGACCTGGGCGTCGTGCTGTGCGACATCGGCGGCGGAACGACGAGCATCGGCGTCTTCTCCGGCGGCGGCCTGGTACATACCGTTGTGCTGCCGCTGGGGGGCAACCACATCACCCACGACATCGCCTTCGGGTTGCGGACCGCGGTCGGCGAGGCGGAAAAGCTCAAGGTGCGCTACGGTGCGGCTGCCTCGTACATGGCGGCCGAGGGCGAACTGATCGAAGTTCTGATGGTGGGCGGGCAGGAGCCGAAGGTGCTGCCCCGGCGTCACCTATGCGAGATCGTCCAACCCCGCGTGGAGGAGATTTTGGCGATGGTCCAACTCCACGTCGGCCGGCCGGAGTTCGCACGCCGCATCCCCGCGGGGGTGGTGCTGACCGGCGGGACGGCGTTGCTGCGCGGCATCGCGGAGGTCGCGGGCGAACGGCTGGGGCTGCCGGCGCGCGTCGGCTACCCGGTGAACATCGCGGGATTGACCGACACGGTCAACAGCCCCGCGTTTGCGACCGCGGTCGGGCTGGTCGTCCACGCGGCCAGCGGGTCGGGCCACAGCCGGAGGGTGCGCGAGCGCAACGGTTCGATGGACGGAGTCTGGGCGCGGCTGCGATCGTGGGTCCGCAGCGCGCTCCAAGGAGAGTGATGAGGAGGTCTGCCATGGCCAATCTCGACCGCGACCTGCGCCGGTTCGCCTCCATCAAGGTCGTCGGGGTCGGTGGGGGCGGCAGCAACGCCGTCAACCGGATGATCAGCGCGGGGCTGCGCGGGGTGGAGTTCATCGCCATCAACACCGACATCCAGGCGCTCGCCCTGTCGCAGGCCGAACGGAAGATCCACATCGGCGCTAAGCTTACGCGCGGGCTGGGCGCCGGCGGTGATCCCCAGATCGGACGCCAGGCTGCCGAGGAGACCCGCGACGAGCTGGCCGACACGCTCGAGGGCGCCGACATGGTCTTCGTCACTGCGGGCATGGGGGGCGGGACCGGTACGGGCGGAGCGCCGGTCGTGGCGCGGATCGCCCGAGAACTCGGCGCGCTGGTGATCGGCGTGGTCACCAAGCCGTTTGCGTTCGAGGGGCGGCGCCGGGCCGCGACCGCCGAGGACGGCATCCGCGAACTCAAGGAGCAGGTCAACACGCTGATCACCATCCCCAACGATCGGCTGCTGAACATCATCGACGCGAAGGTGAGCATGATCGAGGCGTTTCGCGTCGCCGACGACGTCCTGCGCCAGGGTGTGCAGGGCATCGCCGACCTCATCACGGTCCCGGGGCTGATCAACTTGGACTTCGCCGACGTGCGCGCGGTGATGGCGGAGGCAGGCTCGGCGCTGATCGGCATCGGGGTGGCCTCCGGCGAGGACCGCGCGGTTCGGGCCGCGCGCACCGCGATCAGCAGCCCGCTGCTGGAGACGTCCATGGAGGGTGCACGCGGCGTGCTCCTCAACGTCACCGGGGGCGTGGACCTGGGTCTCATGGAAGTCAACGACGCGGCCAGGATCATCGCCGAAGCCGCCGACCCCGACGCGAACATCATCTTCGGTGCGGTGATCGACGACGGCATGTCCGACGACGTGCGCATCACCGTCATCGCGACCGGCTTCGAAGCCGCCCGGGCCGGGAAGGTGGTCGATGGAGAGGCGGCCGCCGTCGCGCCGACGCGCGTCCCCCCCGCTCCGGGACCGGCCGATGACCAGCCGCGCATGTTGATCGACGACTTGGACATCCCCGCGTTCTTGCGCAAGCGGTAGCGCAGGCGGCTACAATGGTGCAGGGCCTCCGGGAGGACCGGGGGCCCGATGCTTGCCCATGGAACCGGGACCCGCCGCCTTCCACCACCTCGAAGCGCTCGTCCGCCGACACTTCGGCGTCCAGCAGGCCTGGGTAGAAGACGGCGTGCCGGTGTTCGCCGTAGCCGCAGAACTCGACCTCGACGTGCGCTTTGCGGCGCTGCGACAGGATCTGTTGCCCCTGGGCGCGCTGCCGTTGCTGCGCCGTTCGGGCGATCGACTGCTGCTGTCGGTGGTTCCGCGCGCCGGGCGGATCCGCGGCAACGGGTGGGTGAACGTCGCGCTGTTCGCCGCTACGGTCGTCACCACGTTCCTGACCGGCTACATCGGGTCGCAGCGCTTCCTGTCGGTCCTCCAGCAGGTCCCCGATGCGGTGATCCGCGCCGGCTACTGGCCCAACCCCCTCGTCGATGGGATCGCCTTCAGCTTGGGGCTGCTCGGCATCCTCCTCGTTCACGAGCTGGGCCACAAGGCCGCCGCACGCGCCCACGGGATCGACGCCAGCTGGCCGTACTTCATCCCATTCCCCCCGGTGGTGTTGGGGGCGCTGTCCATCGGCACGATGGGCGCGGTGATCCTCACGAAAGAGCCGGCACCCGACCGCGACGGGCTGTTCGACCTGGGTGCGTCCGGGCCCCTGGCGGGGCTGGTCGTCGCGATCCCGTTGCTGCTCATCGGGGTGGGCCGGACGGTCGTGCTGGACCTGGAGGCGCTGCGGCCGTATCTGGCCGGGCTGCCGACGTTCTTCTTCCCGTGGTCGGTGAGCCGGCTGCTCGCGTTGCGGTTCGGTGATGCGCCCGACGTGGTCTTCTACACGGATCCGCTGACCGACGCGGCGATGATCGGATTGTTCGTGACCGGGATCAACCTGCTGCCGGCCAGCATGCTCGACGGCGGGCACGTCGTCCGAGCGCTGCTCAGCCCGCGCTGGCACCGCGCCACGTCGTACGCCGCGGTCGTACTGCTGGCGCTGATGGGGTTGCTGCCGATGGCCCTACTGCTGCTCGTTTTGCTGTCGCGCCCGCATCCCGGGCCAGCCAACGACGTCTCCCCGCCGTCGCGGTCGCGGGCGCTGATCGGTCTGCTGCTCTTGGTCGTCTTCGTGGCCGCGCTGCCGCTGGACAACCTCTTCTTGCTCCCCCGGTTGCTGCTGGGGCTGCTTTGGCCTTGACGCCGGACCCACCTCACCCGGCCGCGGTGCGCGTGCGCGATCTGCACAAGCGCTTCGGTACCCTCGCGGCCCTACGGGGGCTGTCGTTCGAGGCGCTGCCCGGAGAGGTCCTCGGGCTGCTGGGGCCCAACGGCGCGGGCAAGACGACCACCATGCGCATCCTCGCGACCTTGCTGCGGCCTACGGCCGGGCGGGCGGAGGTGTGCGGCTACGACGTGGTGCGCGACCCGCACAGGGTGCGCAGCGCGATCGGACTGCTGCCGGAGAATGCCGGGCTGTACGGCCGTCTGACGGCGCGCGAGGTCCTCCGCTACCACGGCGCGCTGTACGGCCTGCCGGATCGGACGCTGCGTGACCGTGTGGACCGCCTGGTCGAACTGCTCGATCTCGCAGGGTTCATCGACCGCCGCACGGAGTCGTTCTCCAAGGGGATGAGACAGAGGGTGTGCCTGGCGCGCGCGCTGGTCCACGACCCGGACGTGCTGATCCTGGACGAGCCCACCGCCGGCCTGGACGTCACGGCCGCCCGCGCGGTTCGGGATGCGATCCGCCGCCTGGCCGCCGAGGGCCGCTGCGTGGTCGTGAGCACGCACCTGATGGTCGAGGCCGAGAGGCTGTGCGATCGCGTCGCGATCGTCCAAGAGGGCCGTATCCGCGCCGTGGGCACCCTCGACGATCTGCAGTCGGCTGCGGACACGGGTCTGGAGGACGTCTTCTTGCGGCTCACGCAGCGGTCCCCGGAGGGACATCGGCATGCGGACCCCTAGTGCGGCGCGTCCTCGCCAGCGTGGATTGCACGCGGCACGGACCGTTGCGGCCAAGGAGGTCACCGACGTCGTCAGGGACCGGCGCGCACTGATCCTGGGAGTCGTGCTGCCGGCCCTGGTGGTGCCGGCGATCTCCCTGGTCCTGCCGATACTGACCGCGCGGCGTGCTGCCGAGCCTGCGGCCGTAGCCGTCGTCGGAGCCGAGCGTGCCCCTGAGCTGATCGAGACCGCCCGCTCGGCCGGTCTCGTCCGCGTCGTCCCCGTCGCCGATCCCGACCTGGCGCTGCAACAGGGGCAGGTCGCCGCCATCCTGGAAATCCCCACCGACTTCGCACGGCGGCTTCGGGCCGGGCAGGCGTACGTCGTGCTGCGCTACAACGCCGCCGAGCAGGCCGGCGAAGAGGCACGGGCCAAGGTCCTGCAAGCGGTCGCCAGACACTCGGTGGACATCATCGATCAGCGGCTGCGCGAGCGGGGCCTGGACCGCCGCCTGCTCACCCCGATCGAGGTCCGCGAGGAGTTGGTTGCGGCGCAGCAACGGGGCAACCTGTTTGTGGCCATCCTCCTGCCCCTGATCGTCGCGCTGTGGGCGTTCGGAGGTGGCCTGCATGTCGCTGCGGATCTCGGCGCCGGGGAGAAGGAAAGGGGCACGCTCGAAGGGTTGCTCGTCGCACCCGTGGACCGTTGGGCGCTGGCAGCGGGCAAGGTGGCCGCAGCGACCGCGATGGCGTGGGTGAGCGTCGCCGTCGCGGCGACGTCGCAGTACCTAGTCTTGGCCTTCGGCCCGGCGTCCGTCGCCGACCTGTTCGGCCGTCCCTCCTTGACCGCGCCGCTGTTGGCCGTGCTGGCGGGCGTGGGTGGGTTGCTCGCGGTGGCCTTCGCGGCGGTGCTGCTGTGCGTCAGCCTGTTTGCCCGCTCCATGCGGGAGGCCAACCAGTACGCGATGCCCCTGATGCTGCTCGTGATGCTCTCCGCCTTCGCCACCCCCGCCCTGGAGGACTGGGCGCGCACCACCGCAGCCGCTTACGCCGTGCCCGTGGTGAACGCGGTGCTGGTCCTGCGGGCGGCTCTGGCGGGCCGCTACGACCTGGGCGCGCTGGCGCTGACCTCGGCCAGCCTGGCCGCCTGCGCCGCGCTCGGGGTCGCCGTGGCCGCCTGGCTGGTTTCGCGCGAGTCGGTGGTCCTGCGCAGCTGAGCCGCGAACGGGGCCGAAAACACGAGCGCCGCCGCCTCCGCTGGCCCGCCCGCCTCTCCACCGGGGCTCAGCACGGCCGGGGCGGATTGACCCGCCGCTGAGACCCGCCCACAATATGTTGTGCTGTCGGCAGGAGTCTGCAACCAGATCTAGAAAGAGAGAAGGCCAGCGCCAACGGCCGTCGGAGAGCCCGAAAGGAATCCAGCGGATGCGCTGCCCGTACTGCGGAAGTGAGGACAGCCGGGTCCTGGACTCCCGGCCGGTCGAAGGCGGCAGCTCGATCCGCCGCCGCCGTGAGTGTGTGTCGTGCGCCAGGCGGTTTACGACCTACGAGCGCGTGGACGTGGCGCCCCTCGCGGTTCTCAAGCGGGACGGTCGTCGCGAACCCTTCGACCGCAACAAGATCCTGGCCGGCCTGATGCGGGCACGGGGCAAACGCCCCATCGCCACCGAGACGCTGGAGGAACTGGCGGCCGAGGTGGAGCGCACGATCCGCCACCGGGGGGAGGCCGAAGTGTCGTCGGCGCTGATCGGCGAGCTGGTGATGGACAGACTGCGGCTGGTCGACGACGTCGCCTTCGTGCGGTTCGCCTCGGAGTACCGGCGCTTCGCAGACGCCGACAGCATCGTCGAGGAGGTCGAGCGGTTGCGTGCGCGCAGGGAACGCGAGGAGCGGCTGCGGCGCCAGGTGCCGCTGCTGCCGCTGGCTGAGGCGAAGGCCAAGATCAACGGGCGCCACTAGCGATTCTCGCCACGGAGGTCTTAGGATGCAGCCGACCACGCAGGACAAACCGACGCTGTTCGAGCAGACCCTCCGCTACTTCGATGGCGACGAGCTGCGCGCGCGTGTGTTTTGTGACAAGTACGCGTTGCGCGATCTTGACGGGAACGTGGTCGAACGCACTCCCCCAGAGATGTGGGCCCGCGTCGCCCGAGAGATCGCTTCGGTCGAGCCCACCGACGCCGCGCGCGCGGAGTGGGAGGAGCGTTTCTACTGGCTGCTCAGCGACTTCCGGATGATCCCCGGCGGGCGCATCCTGTTCGCGGCGGGCAACCCACGGCGCGTGACCGCGGCGAACTGCTACGTCATCCCCATCCACGGCGACTCGCTGGAGGACATCTTCGAGTGGTGCAAGCAGGCCGCCCGCACGTACTCCTTCGGCGGCGGCGTCGGCGGGGACATCAGTGTGCTGCGACCCCGGGGTACGCCCGTCAACAACGCGGCGATCACCAGCACCGGCGCGGTTTCGTTCATGGAGCTGATGAGTACGACCACGGGCACGATCGGACAGGCGGGCCGTCGCGGTGCGCTGATGATTACGATCGCCAACGACCACCCCGACGTGCTGGAGTTCACCCGCGTCAAGCGCAACCTGGACAAGGTGCGGTACGCGAACATCAGCGTGCGGGTCTTCGACGAGTTCATGCGGGCGGTCGAGCGCGACGGCGACTACGAGCTGCGGTACGAGACCGACAAGGTCCGCCTGCGCCGGACCATCCGGGCCCGCGACCTCTGGAAGGAGCTGATCGCCGGGGCCCGCGACCATGCCGAACCGGGCGTGATCTTCTGGGACACGATCAAGCGCTGGTCAACCTCCGAGTACAACGGCATGGGCGTCATCACGACGAATCCGTGCTCGGAAATCCCGCTGGAGCCGTACGGGAACTGCAACCTGTCCAACGTCAACCTGGCGCGGTTCGTGCTGGACGCGTTCACCGACCGTGCACGCGTGGACTGGCAGGACCTGGAGCGTGCGCTGCGCTACACGGTGCGCTTTCTGGACAACGTCCTCGACTACAACGCCGACAAGCACCCGCTTCCCGAGCAGCGTGAGGCCAGCCTGCGGAGCCGGCGCATCGGTGTCGGCTTCACCGGATTGGGCGATATGCTCGTCAAACTCGGGCTGCGCTACGACACGACGGCGGCGATCGAGTTCGCCGACACGATGTTCGAGCGCATCAAGAACATCGTGTACGACGAATCGGTCAACCTGGCGGTGGAGAAGGGCACGTTTCCGGCCTTCGACCGCGACCGGCACCTGGAGGGTGCGTTCCTGCAGACGCTGCACCCCAAAGTGCTGGCCCGGATCCGGGAGTGCGGATTGCGCAACGTGGCGCTGCTCACCGTCCCGCCGGTGGGCAGCGGAGCGGCCCTGGCGGGGACGACGAGCGGCATCGAGCCCATCTTCGACCTCAGCTACACGCGTCGGTCGGAGTCGCTGTCGCAGGGGGAGTTCCGGGTGTGGCATCCGCTGGTGCGGGAGTACATGGAGCGGTTCGGGCTCCAAGACGACACCGAACTGCCCGAGACGTTCGTCACCGCCCACCGCATCCGTCCGGAGATGCGCGTCCGCATGCAGGCGGCGATCCAAAAGCACATCGACCACAGCATCAGCAGCACCGTGAACCTGCCGGAGCACGCGACGCTGGAGGACGTCGAGCAGATCTACTTTTTGGCGTGGAAGCTGGGGTTGAAGGGAATCACCGTGTACCGCGAGGGGAGTCGCGAGGGGGTCTTGATCACCGAAGCGAAGACGCAGCAGCAGTCGCAGGGTGCGATCTCTGTGCCCGCCGCCGAGCCGGCGCGTGGTGGGCTGACCACGCGCCCACGCCCCAAGGTCACGCAGGGTCGGACGGAGCGGATCGAGACCCCCCGCGGCCGTGCCTACGTCACGGTCAACGAGGACGAGTACGGCCCGTGCGAGGTGTTCGTAGAGTCGCTCGACGTCGAGGCGGAGGCCATCGGGCGTCTGACCTCGGTGTGCCTGCGCAGCGGCGTAGACCCCCGCGAGGTCATCGAGCAGCTGTGGCGGGTGTCATCGCGCGAGGTGGCGCTGGACCGCACCGCCGACGGTACGGTTGTGCGCGTGAGCACCATCGCCCAGGCCGTGGCGCTGGCTCTGGGTCGAGCCCTGTATGGGGACGCCTTCCGGCCGGACAAGGAGTTCCCCCGCGCGCTCTCCCTGCCCCCGCCGCAGCCTCGGGCCCGCCAGGAACCCCTGCGCTTCCACGCAGGCCCACCCCCGGATGCGGCGGCCGGCAACGGCAAGGGTGAGGCCGAGGTGGCCTCCTTCGCGGGGGTGTGCCCGGACTGCGGAGACACCTTGGCCTACCAGAACGGTTGCGCGACGTGCCGGTCGTGCGGCTACTCGCGCTGCTAGACGGAGGCCCGTAGCCCGGAGGCGGCCGCGTACGACCGAAGGATCTTCCGGTGCGCGGGCGGCATCGGCACGCCCGGCCGTTCCGGTCGCACCCACCGGAGGTGAGCAGCGGTACCCTCGGGGAAGTCTGCGGTCACCGCGACGGCGCGGCAGACGGCAGAAAAATGCGTGAACGCGTGTCCGACTTCCGTCTGGAAGCGCCCCTGGCGGCGCATCCGCCCACCCAGGTCCCTGGATAGGCCGGACCGCGCGTCGCGCCAAGACCGGGCTTCAACGAACGGCAGGGTCCACAGGCCGCCCCAGATGCCCCTTGGGGGCCGGCGCACCAGCAGCACCCGCCCACGGCGGTCCGTGATCACCGCCGCTACGAAGCGGCGGGTGGGCCGAACGTGCCGCCGGCGCCGCACCGGCACGCGGTCCTGGATGCCGGCGGCGCGGGCCGCGCAGAAACGGCAGACGGGGCAGTCTTCGCAGCGTGGCCTCCTGGGGACGCAGATCGTCGAGCCCAGATCCATCAGTGCCTGGTTAAGCTCGGCGGCGCGGCCCCGCGGAAGCAAGCTGCGGAACCTCCGCGCGATCTCGAACCGGGCGCGGCGGTCGTCCAGCGCCAGCCGGATTCCGAACAGCCGCGCTCCGACGCGGAGCAGATTGCCGTCCAGCGCCACGCATTCTTCGCCCCCGACGATGCTGGCGATGGCTGCAGCCGTGTACGGACCCACCCCTGGCAGACGCTGCCAGCCGGAGGCGTCGGAGGGAAACCCCTCGCGAACCACCTGCCGGGCCGCCGCGTGGAGGTTGCGAGCGCGCGCGTAATATCCCAGTCCTTGCCAGCACCTTAAGACCTCGTCCAGCCGCGCCACCGCCAGGGCCTGCACGGTCGGAAACGCCCTCAGGAAGCGGCGATAGTAGGAGACCGCGACGGCAGCCCGCGTCTGCTGCAGCATCACCTCCGAGACCCAGACGGCGTACGGGTCTTGCCTCCTGCGCCACGGCAGGTCCCGCGCACGGACACCCCACCAGTCCAGCAGGGTACGGCTGAAGGCGCGCACGGACTCATTGTCGCATTCTGCGAACCCGTTCGCAGGGGCGGGTGTGGAGTCGGCGTAGCGCAGATTTCCCGCTGCGGCGTCGACCCGGACGGGATACTAATGTGGCGGTCCACGCAGACTTCAGGAGGTGGTTGGATGGGCACCAAGCACGCCGCACTCGCGATCCTCGTCGCGCTCTCGCTCGCCGTGCTGCTCGGTCCGGCGGCGATGGCCCAGCAAACACCCGCACCGCCAGACGCTCCAAGCCCCCCGGGGCCTCCCGGCCCTCCCGATCCCCCCGGACCGCCCGGCCAGACCGTCTTTGGGATGGACCAGACCACGGCGATCGTCATCGGCCTGATCATCGTCCTGGTCGTGATCGTGGCGATTGTCGCAGTGGCGCGCGGCGGCGGGGAGCGGGGCGGCAACTGATCGGTCGCTTGCAGGGGGGCTGCCCGCCCCGGCGAACCGTACTGCAGGCCCCCGCAAATTCGGGACAGGGAGGAACCCTATGGGTGCCATTGTGTGGTGGATTGTGGTCGGACTGGTCGCCGGCCTGCTGGCCCGCTGGATCTTTCCGGGCCCTCGTGAGCCCAACGGGATCGTCATGACCATCGTGCTCGGGATCGTCGGGGCGGTGGTCGGTGGCTGGCTGTTCACGGCCCTGGGCGTCGGTGCAGGGGGGTTCGTGGGTTCGGTGGTCGTCGCGACCGTCGGTGCTTTGATCGTGCTCTGGCTGTACAACCTCGCGGTACGGCGGGCCTAGCGCAAAAACCCATCGACTGCCGTTCCATTCATGGAACACGAGGACCTGAGTACGCCCCATTTCCGACAGACAGATCGCGCCCATTCTGCTAGAATGACCTTGGGTGTTGCAGGATGGGAACGCAGGCAGATGATCGGCAGCGGGAGGGGGCCAGGGCCTTCGGGAACTACATCCGATCCCTGCGGCGCAACTTCTACGGCCGCGGTAGGGGCATGAGCCTGAGGCAGCTCAGCGTGGAGACCGGAATCCCCCCCAGCGTGCTGTCGCGCGGCGAGCGCGGTCTGCAGGACCTCCGACGGCCCGCCTACATCGAACGGCTCGCCGCAGCACTGCGCGTGCCGCCCATCGTGATGAAGCGGGTGGGTTCGCTGGTCACGCACGAGGACGTCGCCTACTTCCGCGTGCATCGTGCCGCGCGGGCTACGACGGCGCTGTGGGCGCGCGTGCAGGCGGGTATGGAACGGTTGCGCCAGGCGCCGCCGGAGACGTTGGAAGCGCTGGCCACGTACATCGAGTTTCTGGCAAGCCGCCTGTCGCGTTCGGAGAGCAAGACCGGATAGCCGGATCGAGAGTCCACAACCTCGGGAGGGACGCGATGACCTACGTGATCACGGAACCGTGCATCGGCACCAAGGACCGGGCCTGCGTCGAGGTGTGCCCCGTGGACTGCATCCACCCGCGGGCCGAGAACGACCAAGGCGAGATCATGCTGTACATCAACCCCGACGAGTGCATCGACTGCGGGGCCTGCGAGCCGGTGTGCCCGGTGACGGCGATCTTCGCGGAGAACGACGTACCCGAGCAGTGGAAGGAGTATACGGAGATGAACGCCGACTACTTCAGGCTCAGCAAGGAGGAGTTCGCAGAAAAGTGGGGCCGCGAACCGTGACGGAAACTCCTTGCGCCCCGCTGAGGCTTCCGCTACGCTGATTGTCGGAGTCCGGGAGAGCCCACCAGCTCTCCCGTTCTCGTGTCCGAAAGACGGGCTCGCAACGAGCCGACCCGTGCGGAGGGGGATACCGTGAAGGCAATGCGTGTGCTGTTGATCGCCCTCGTGCTCGTCCTTTCGCTGGGGCTGGCTGCAGGGGGCCAGGCCCGGCGCAAGCTCGTGCTCGCATTCGTCCCGTCGCTGGACGCGCAGGCGGTGCTCGCCAGTGGCAAGACGTTGGAGCGCATGCTCGCGGTGGCCACCGGCTATGAGTTCGAGGCAACGGTGCCTACCTCGTACGCGGCGACGATCGAGGCGATGTGCGCCGGTCGCGCAGACATCGCGTTCTTGGCGCCGCTGTCTTATGTCCTGGCGCGCCAGCGCTGCGGCGCGGAGGTGAAGTTGATCTCGATCCGGTTCAACCAGCCCCACTACGGCGCCCAGATCCTCGTGGGTGCCGACACCGGAATCCGCCGTCTGGCGGACCTGCGCGGCAAGCGTTTCGCGTACAGCGACCCGGCTTCGACGTCCGGATACCTTTACCCGGCGGTCCACATTAAGAACGCCGGATTCGATCCCAACCGGTTCTTCAGCCAGACGGTGTTCGCGGGTGGCCACGACAAGGTCGTGCTCGCCATCTACCAGGGCCAGGTCGACGGCGGGGCGACGTTCGGAGACGAGTTCGGCAGCGATGCCCGCGACCGCGTGGTCCGTCAGTTCCCCGACGTCAAGCAGAAGGTCGTCGTGCTGGAGTACGTCAAGCCGTACATCCCCAACGACACGGTTTCGTTCCGCCGAGGTCTGGATCCGGAGGTCGTCGACCGCGTGACCAAGGCGATGTTCCGCATCGCGCAGACTTCGTCCGGCAAGCAGGCCATCCACGACCTGTACCAGCATGACGGATACGCGACCTATGAGGACCTCGTGACGAAGTACGGGGTGGACCGGCGTCGCTTCCCGGACCTGGACTCGTACTTCAACCCCATTCGGGACGCGGTCCGCACGCTGGGGATAGACCTGGGCAGACTCGTTCGGTAGGCGCCGGCGGTCTGGCTGGAGGTCTTTGAGGAGGAGGGCGCCGCCCGCCCTCCTCTTCGTTTGGCGGAGATTGGGATGAAGATTCGCTACATCTGTCAGGCGTGCGGCTACGAGTCGCCGAAGTGGCTGGGGCGCTGTCCGGGCTGCGACGGCTGGAACACCTTCGCGGAGGAGGCCGCCGTGCGCACGAGGGCCGTCGGCCGGACCGCCCGGCCGGTGCCGATTTTGGAGGTCGAACCCCTGCCCTACGAACGCTTGCCGACCGGCATCGGCGAGTTGGATCGCGTCCTGGGCGGGGGGATCGTGCCCGCGTCGATGGTGCTGGTCGGCGGCGAGCCGGGGGCCGGCAAGAGCACTTTGATGCTGCAGGCCTCAGACCGTCTGGCGTCGGCCGGCCACACCGTGCTGTACGTGGCCGGCGAGGAGTCGCCACAGCAAACCAGGATGCGTGCAGAGCGGATCGGCGCCACCTCGCCGCGGATCTACGTGGTCGCCGAAACGGACCTGGGGGCGGTGCTGGAGGCGGCGCGTCGGCTGCGGCCGGCGGTGATGGTCGTCGACAGCATCCAGACCGTGTACCTGCCCGATGTCCCGAGTTCGCCGGGCAGCGTCGGGCAGGTGCGGGAGTGTGCCGCGGCGCTGCTCAGGCTGTCTAAGGCTGAGGGCATCGCCGCCTTCGTGGTCGGCCACGTCACCAAGGAGGGGGCGATCGCCGGACCGCGCGTGTTGGAGCACATCGTGGACACCGTCCTGTACTTCGAGGGCGAGCGCCACCAGGCGTACCGCGTGCTGCGGGCGATCAAGAACCGGTTCGGTTCGACGAACGAAATCGGCGTCTTCGAGATGCAGGGCACGGGGCTGCGGGAGGTCCCCAATCCATCGGCGGCGTTTGTGACCCCACGGCCCGAGGGGGCGTCGGGGGCCGCCGTCGTCTGTGCGATCGAGGGTACGCGGCCGCTGCTGGTCGAGGTCCAGGCCCTGGTGGCACCCACCCCGTTCGGGACGCCGCGTCGGACGACCGCCGGGTTGGACTACAACCGCCTGCTGCTCCTGCTGGCCGTCCTCGAGCGCCACGCGGGGCTGGCGATCGGTCAGGCGGACGTGTACGTGAACGCGGTGGGGGGTGTGCGCATCGCCGACCCCGCCGCCGACCTCGGCGTCGCCCTGGCCGTCGCCTCGTCCTTGCGCGATCGCGCCCTCGACCCGCAGGCGCTGTTCTGCGGGGAGGTGGGGCTGTCGGGCGAAGTGCGCGCGGTGCCGCAGATCGCGCGCCGTCTCGCCGAGGGATCCAAGTTGGGATTCCGGATGGCCCTGGTCCCCGAGTCCAGCCTGCCGGTCCCCGGTGCGGGCACGCTGCGGATCGTGGGTGTGCAGACGATCGCGCAAGCCCTTGACCTCGCGCCGTGGCGACCGCCGGCGGGGGAGCCTTTCTGAGTACTGTTGCTATACTGTCCACGAAATGAGCTCGGCATCCAAAGTGGCCGGCCGGGTCGCGGCGTGGGCGGGGTTCGTGCTCGGCG includes:
- a CDS encoding phosphate/phosphite/phosphonate ABC transporter substrate-binding protein, whose protein sequence is MRVLLIALVLVLSLGLAAGGQARRKLVLAFVPSLDAQAVLASGKTLERMLAVATGYEFEATVPTSYAATIEAMCAGRADIAFLAPLSYVLARQRCGAEVKLISIRFNQPHYGAQILVGADTGIRRLADLRGKRFAYSDPASTSGYLYPAVHIKNAGFDPNRFFSQTVFAGGHDKVVLAIYQGQVDGGATFGDEFGSDARDRVVRQFPDVKQKVVVLEYVKPYIPNDTVSFRRGLDPEVVDRVTKAMFRIAQTSSGKQAIHDLYQHDGYATYEDLVTKYGVDRRRFPDLDSYFNPIRDAVRTLGIDLGRLVR
- the radA gene encoding DNA repair protein RadA, giving the protein MKIRYICQACGYESPKWLGRCPGCDGWNTFAEEAAVRTRAVGRTARPVPILEVEPLPYERLPTGIGELDRVLGGGIVPASMVLVGGEPGAGKSTLMLQASDRLASAGHTVLYVAGEESPQQTRMRAERIGATSPRIYVVAETDLGAVLEAARRLRPAVMVVDSIQTVYLPDVPSSPGSVGQVRECAAALLRLSKAEGIAAFVVGHVTKEGAIAGPRVLEHIVDTVLYFEGERHQAYRVLRAIKNRFGSTNEIGVFEMQGTGLREVPNPSAAFVTPRPEGASGAAVVCAIEGTRPLLVEVQALVAPTPFGTPRRTTAGLDYNRLLLLLAVLERHAGLAIGQADVYVNAVGGVRIADPAADLGVALAVASSLRDRALDPQALFCGEVGLSGEVRAVPQIARRLAEGSKLGFRMALVPESSLPVPGAGTLRIVGVQTIAQALDLAPWRPPAGEPF